The Candidatus Micrarchaeia archaeon region AAATGGCGCTCATGCTCCTGGCGCCCTCAATCGGCGGATCAGGCATTTGATATTTCAAGCGGTCGGTCCCCCTTCAAGATGACGGTCAATTTGTTCTTGTCATGGATCACCATGTCGCAGTAGCCCTCCGGGATAGTCACCACCTCCACCGGCTCGCCCAATTCCCGCCAGATATGGCCATGCCGGTAGTCCATGATCCGCCAGTATTTTCCACCGCCAATCTCCGGCTGATAGAGGCTCAAAAACATGGAGGTGTTCTCGCTCCCATACCGTTGCCCCATGCGATACCGGGTCAGGGTATAGAGGTCCAGTTTCCAAGGCTGGAAGCTCACCAGCAAAGGCTTGTCTGGCCCCCTACTCACCTCCTGGTGAATCCGGGCTACAAAGTCTTCACTCACCAGGTCATCACAATCCAAGCGGGTTTGGATATGAGCCCGGGGCAGTCGATAATTGCGCACCTGCTCATCTGCCGGAAATTCCATTTTCTCATCTTCCACCCCGTAGCCCTGGAAAGGGTGAACCTTGGGGTGTAGAGC contains the following coding sequences:
- a CDS encoding glycosyltransferase; the protein is MIMKKLSHIIITRMAFNPEDPQWGWRLPFYQSMALPRLLRQTDQNFEIWVRCHPAHNDIVAALHPKVHPFQGYGVEDEKMEFPADEQVRNYRLPRAHIQTRLDCDDLVSEDFVARIHQEVSRGPDKPLLVSFQPWKLDLYTLTRYRMGQRYGSENTSMFLSLYQPEIGGGKYWRIMDYRHGHIWRELGEPVEVVTIPEGYCDMVIHDKNKLTVILKGDRPLEISNA